The Desmodus rotundus isolate HL8 chromosome 3, HLdesRot8A.1, whole genome shotgun sequence genome includes a region encoding these proteins:
- the KCNA1 gene encoding potassium voltage-gated channel subfamily A member 1 encodes MTVMSGENVDEASAAPGHPQDGSYPRPADHDDHECCERVVINISGLRFETQLKTLAQFPNTLLGNPKKRMRYFDPLRNEYFFDRNRPSFDAILYYYQSGGRLRRPVNVPLDMFSEEIKFYELGEEAMEKFREDEGFIKEEERPLPEKEYQRQVWLLFEYPESSGPARVIAIVSVMVILISIVIFCLETLPELKDDKDFTGTIHRIDNTTVIYSSNIFTDPFFIVETLCIIWFSFELVVRFFACPSKTDFFKNIMNFIDIVAIIPYFITLGTEIAEQEGNQKGEQATSLAILRVIRLVRVFRIFKLSRHSKGLQILGQTLKASMRELGLLIFFLFIGVILFSSAVYFAEAEEAESHFSSIPDAFWWAVVSMTTVGYGDMYPVTIGGKIVGSLCAIAGVLTIALPVPVIVSNFNYFYHRETEGEEQAQLLHVSSPNLASDSDLSRRSSSTLSKSEYMEIEEDMNNSIAHYRQANIRTGNCTTANQNCVNKSKLLTDV; translated from the coding sequence ATGACCGTGATGTCTGGGGAGAACGTGGACGAGGCGTCGGCTGCCCCGGGCCACCCCCAGGATGGCAGCTACCCCCGGCCGGCCGACCACGACGACCACGAGTGCTGCGAACGCGTGGTGATCAACATCTCCGGGCTGCGCTTCGAGACACAGCTCAAGACCCTGGCACAGTTCCCCAACACGCTGCTGGGCAACCCCAAGAAACGCATGCGCTACTTCGACCCCCTGAGGAACGAGTACTTCTTCGATCGCAACCGGCCCAGCTTCGACGCCATCCTCTACTACTACCAGTCGGGGGGCCGGCTGCGGAGGCCGGTCAACGTGCCCCTGGACATGTTCTCGGAGGAGATCAAATTTTACGAGCTGGGCGAGGAGGCCATGGAGAAGTTCAGGGAGGACGAGGGCTTCATCAAGGAGGAGGAGCGCCCCCTGCCCGAGAAGGAATACCAGCGTCAGGTGTGGCTGCTCTTCGAGTACCCTGAGAGCTCCGGGCCCGCCCGGGTCATCGCCATCGTTTCCGTCATGGTCATCCTCATCTCCATCGTCATCTTTTGCCTGGAGACTCTACCCGAGCTGAAGGATGACAAGGACTTCACAGGCACCATTCACCGCATTGACAACACCACGGTTATCTACAGTTCCAACATCTTCACGGACCCCTTCTTCATCGTGGAAACCCTCTGCATCATCTGGTTCTCCTTCGAGCTGGTGGTGCGCTTCTTTGCTTGCCCCAGCAAGACGGACTTCTTCAAAAACATCATGAATTTCATCGACATCGTGGCCATCATCCCCTATTTCATCACCCTGGGCACCGAGATAGCTGAGCAGGAGGGGAATCAGAAGGGTGAGCAGGCCACTTCGCTGGCCATCCTCAGGGTCATCCGGTTGGTAAGGGTTTTTAGAATCTTCAAACTCTCCCGCCACTCTAAGGGCCTCCAGATCCTGGGCCAGACCCTCAAAGCTAGTATGAGAGAGCTAGGGCTgctcatctttttcctttttattggggTCATCCTGTTTTCTAGTGCAGTGTACTTTGCCGAGGCGGAAGAAGCTGAGTCGCACTTCTCCAGTATCCCCGATGCTTTCTGGTGGGCGGTGGTGTCCATGACCACTGTAGGATACGGTGACATGTACCCTGTGACAATTGGAGGCAAGATCGTGGGCTCCTTGTGTGCCATCGCTGGTGTGCTGACAATTGCCCTGCCCGTACCTGTCATTGTGTCCAATTTCAACTATTTCTACCACCGAGAAACTGAGGGGGAAGAGCAGGCTCAGTTGCTCCACGTTAGCTCCCCTAATTTAGCCTCTGACAGTGACCTCAGTCGGCGCAGTTCTTCTACTCTCAGCAAATCTGAGTACATGGAGATCGAAGAGGATATGAATAATAGCATAGCCCATTACAGACAGGCCAATATCAGAACTGGCAATTGCACCACAGCTAACCAAAACTGCGTTAATAAGAGCAAGCTACTGACTGATGTTTAA